Proteins encoded by one window of Aspergillus puulaauensis MK2 DNA, chromosome 4, nearly complete sequence:
- a CDS encoding alpha/beta hydrolase (COG:S;~EggNog:ENOG410PQYN;~InterPro:IPR029058), whose protein sequence is MDIKAWHVSEKNEFLSNLFSFHTCTEESSSKNSIMKAFKSGIFTISLMAIFNPTPAATQNLSYGADNFYRSPNVTAQPITFPTQNQMTIAGNIFVHKTLNHSTNTPAIVVGHPMGAVKEQSANLYATKLAEQGFITISLDLPFYGGSSGEPLNAVSPDLYAEAFSAAVDYLGTQSHVHVHRERIGALGICGSGGFVISAAKIDPRIKAIATASMYDMGAVNRNGLRHSQGVEERKEVIAAAARQRWIEAESEAAGDEDAVQYTPGTPVNLTAESTAVDREFYDFYRTRRGAFTPEGSRPELTTARSTTSNVRFMNFYPFNDIETISPRPVLFISGDQAHSREFSEDAYARAAEPKELYWVPGAGHVDLYDRVELIPFEKLGRFFRGNL, encoded by the coding sequence ATGGATATAAAAGCATGGCATGTGTCCGAGAAGAATGAGTTCCTCTCCAATCTCTTCAGTTTTCATACGTGTACagaagaaagcagcagcaagaacagcaTCATGAAAGCATTTAAAAGCGGAATATTCACCATCAGCCTGATGGCAATCTTTAATCCAACGCCTGCAGCGACCCAGAACCTGTCCTACGGAGCCGACAACTTCTACCGCAGCCCCAATGTGACAGCCCAGCCCATCACCTTTCCCACACAGAACCAAATGACCATCGCAGGCAACATCTTCGTCCACAAGACCCTGAACCACAGCACCAACACACCagccatcgtcgtcggccACCCCATGGGCGCCGTGAAAGAGCAGAGCGCAAACCTCTACGCCACCAAACTGGCCGAGCAAGGCTTCATCACCATCTCACTCGACCTCCCCTTCTACGGCGGCAGCTCCGGCGAGCCTCTCAACGCCGTATCCCCAGACCTCTACGCCGAGGCATTCAGCGCCGCAGTCGACTATCTCGGCACGCAGAGCCACGTCCACGTCCACCGCGAGCGAATCGGCGCCCTAGGCATCTGCGGCAGCGGCGGGTTCGTTATCAGCGCCGCGAAAATCGATCCACGCATAAAGGCCATCGCAACCGCAAGCATGTACGACATGGGCGCCGTCAACCGCAACGGACTGCGCCATTCACAGGGGGTGGAAGAGCGCAAGGAGGTCATTGCCGCGGCCGCGCGGCAGCGTTGGATTGAAGCTGAATCTGAAGCCGCCGGGGATGAGGACGCGGTGCAGTATACTCCCGGAACCCCGGTTAACCTCACGGCCGAGTCGACTGCAGTGGATCGCGAGTTCTACGACTTCTACCGCACCAGGCGCGGTGCTTTCACGCCTGAGGGCTCGAGGCCGGAGCTCACGACCGCGCGGTCGACGACGAGTAATGTGCGATTCATGAACTTCTACCCGTTTAACGATATCGAAACGATCTCGCCGCGGCCGGTGCTCTTTATTTCCGGTGACCAGGCGCACTCGCGCGAGTTCAGTGAGGATGCGTATGCGCGTGCGGCGGAGCCGAAGGAGTTATATTGGGTTCCTGGGGCGGGTCATGTTGACTTGTATGACCGTGTGGAGCTGATTCCGTTTGAGAAACTTGGCCGTTTCTTCAGGGGGAATCTTTGA